GGAGAAGGTGCGCGCCTCGTGCTGCGCCACGCGCCAGGCCAAGAGGCTCGCCAGGCCCATGTGCACATGGCGCCCCGCGAAGGGATAGAGGAACAGGTGCGAGCCTTCGCGCGTGGCGAGCGTTTCGGCCAGCAGGGTCTCTGGCGTGGGCAGGGCCGACCATTGCTGCTGGATCTCGAGCAGAGGCCGTACGCATTGCAGCTCGGGCGATGCGTACCGCCCCTCGCCGGCCAGAGCGAGCTGCTGCACCACCGCGTCGGCCAGCGTGGTCGACAGCGGCATGCGCCCGCCGTTCCAGCGCGGCACCGCGGCGCGCTTGCCGGTGGCGCGCCGCACCCAGGCCGTCATGTCGTGGATGCGCACGAGTTCGAGCAGCCGGCCGCCGAACAGGAAGCAGTCGCCGGGCTTCATGCGCGCGACAAAGCCTTCCTCGACGCTGCCGATTTTTGCGCCGCCCATGTACTGCACCGCCATGCTCGCGTCGCTCACGATGGTGCCGATGTTCATGCGGTGGCGCCGTGCGAGCCGCGCGTCCGGTACGCGCCAGACGCCCTCTGCATCGGGCACCGCACGGCGGTAGTCGGGATAGGCGGCCAGCGAAGGCCCGCCCTGCGACACGAAGGCCAGGCACCACGCCCAGCTATCGGGCGAGAGTTGGGCATAGGCGGCGGTGCCGCGCACTTCGGCATACAGCTCGTCGGGCACGAAGCCGCCGCCGAGCGCCACGGTCACCAGATGCTGCACCAGCACGTCGAGCGGCTGCACCGGCGTGTGGCGCGCCTCGATGTGGCCGGCCGCGATGGCCGCGCGCGCCGCGGCGCCTTCGACCATCTCGATACTGTGCGTGGGCACGAGCGTGACGCGCGACGGCCGGCCCGGCGCATGGCCCGAGCGCCCCGCGCGCTGCAGCAGCCGCGCCACGCCCTTGGGCGAACCGATCTGCAGCACGCGCTCGACCGGCAGGAAGTCGACGCCCAGGTCCAGGCTCGAAGTGCAGACCACGGCCTTGAGCTCGCCGCTTTTCAGGCCGAGCTCGACCCACTCGCGCACCGCGCGGTCGAGCGAGCCGTGGTGCAGCGCGATGATGCCGGCCCATTCGGGCCGCGCCTCGAGCATGGCCTGGTACCAGATCTCCGATTGCGAGCGCGTGTTGGTGAACACCAGCGTGGTGCTGCTGACGGCAATCTCGTCGAGTACCTGCGGCAGCATCGTGAGGCCCAGGTGGCCGCCCCACGGAAAGCGCTCGGCCCGGCCGGGCAGCAGCGAATCGACAATTAACCTCTTGGGCACCGCGCCCTGCACCAGCACGCCGTCTTGATCGCCCAGCAAGGCATGCATGGCCTCCTGCAGATTGCCCAGCGTGGCCGACATGCCCCACACGCACAACGAAGGATTCCAGCGCCTGAGCCGCGCGAGCGCCAACTGAACCTGCACGCCGCGCTTGTTGCCGAGCAGCTCGTGCCATTCGTCAACCACCACCATCTTCACGCGGCCCAGCACCTCGCTCGCATCGGCGCGCGCGAGCAGCAGCGACAGGCTCTCGGGCGTGGTGACGAGCACCGTGGGCAGGCGCTCGTTCTGTGCGCTGCGCTCGGCCGCCGAGGTGTCGCCGCTGCGCGCGCCGGCGCTCCAGGGATGCACCTCGGCGCCGATGGCTTCGAGCGGCTGCTTCAGCGCACGCAGCGTGTCAGCCGCGAGCGCGCGCATGGGCGTGATCCACAGCACGGTGAGCGGCGGCGGCGCGGTCTTTCCGCCGCGCGAGGGCGGCGGTGCCGCCGACGAGAACGCCTGCAGCGCACCGAGCCACACTGCGTAGGTCTTGCCCGCGCCGGTGGTCGCATGCAGCAGGCCGGACTTGCCTTCGGCAATGGCCTTCCACATGTCGCGCTGGAACTTGAAGGGTTTCCAGCCCCGCGCTGCAAACCAGGCATCGAGCGCCGCCTTGACTGCTGCTGCCTTGCTCCTTCCCCTTCCGGGGGAAGGCTGGGATGGGGGCTCGCGGCCTTCGACAACAGGCGGCTGATCCTTGATGCGCCGCCTGCCCCCACCCCGGCCCTCCCCCGGGAGGGGAGGGAGAAATGCGGGGTCCGGTGGCGCGGTCATGACGGCAGCAGCGCAGCGAGCGTCTGCAAGGTATCGGCCTCCGCCACCGGCTTGTCCTCGCGCCAGCGCAGCATGCGCGGAAAGCGCACCGCGATGCCGCTCTTGTGGCGCGCGCTGCGCGCGATGCCCTCGAAGCCGAGTTCGAACACCAGCGTGGGCGCCACGCTCTTCACCGGGCCGAAGCTCTCGACCGTGGTCTTGCGGATGATCGCGTCCACGCGCGCCATCTCGGCGTCGGTCAGGCCCGAATAGGCCTTGGCAAAGGGCACGAGCTTGCGGCCTTCCTGTTCGGGCGGGCCGTCCCAGACGGCGAAGGTGTAGTCGCTGTAGAGGCTCGCGCGCCGGCCGTGGCCGCGCTGTGCGTAGACGAGCACGGCGTCGATGCTGAGTGGATCGATCTTCCACTTCCACCACACGCCCACGTCCTTGGTGCGGCCCACGCCGTACTGCGCGTTCCGGCGCTTGAGCATCATGCCTTCCACGCCCAGGCTGCGCGCCGCTTCGCGCTGGCGTGCGAAGTCGCTCCACTCGATGCCGGTGAGCATCGGGCTCGGCAGCAGCGACGGGTGCTGCATGCGCGTGACGAGTTCGTCGAGCAGCAACCGGCGCTCCGATTGCGGCAGCGCGCGCAGGTCGCGCCCTTCCCATTCGAGGATGTCGTAGGCCAGCAGCACCACCGGGATCTCGCGCAGCAGCTTCGCGCCCAGCGTCTTGCGGCCGATGCGCTGCTGCAGCTCCGCGAAGGGCTGCACGCGGTCGTCGCGCCAGACGGCAATCTCGCCATCGAGCACCGTGCCGTCGGGCAGCGCATCGCCCAGCACGGCCAGTTCGGGAAAGCGCTCGGTCACCAGTTCCTCGCCGCGCGACCACAGCCAGGCGACGCCCGCGCGCTTGACCAGCTGCGCGCGGATACCGTCCCACTTCCATTCGACGATCCAGTCGGCCGGCGGGCCGAGCGCGGCATCGAACTGCTCGAGCGGCAGGTTGAATGCATGCGCGAGAAAGAACGGGTAGGGCTGCCCGCTGGTCTTCTGCACCTGCTCCGCGCCCGACTCCGGCGCGATCAGCGCGCGGTAGTCGTCCGCGCGCGGCCGGCCGCCGATGTGGGTGTAGCCCATGAGGCGCTGCGCCACGCGCTTGGGATCGATGCCGCCCACGCCCGCGAGCGCCTGCGTGACCTGCAGCTTCGACACGCCCACGCGGAAGGCGCCGGTGATGAGCTTGAAGTACACCAGCCGCTCTTCGGCCGCGAGCTGGCGCCACTGCGCGCGCAGCCGCGCGGGGAGTTCGTCGGGCGCTGTCTTGCCGGCTTCGCGCAGCGGCAGCAGGTGCTCCTCGACCCAGCGCACCAGGCCGAGGTCGTGCGCCTCGGTGGGCGGTGGCAGCAGCAGCGCGATGGTTTCGGCCAGGTCGCCGACCGCCTCGTAGCTCTCGTCGAACAGCCATTCGGGCAGGCCCGCCGCCTCCTGCGCGAGCAGCCGAAGCAGCTTGGTGGGCACGAGCTGGCGCGGCTTGCCGCCGGCGAGGAAGTACACGGCCCAGGCCGCGTCGGCCGGATCGGCTTCGCGCAGGTAGCGCTGCAGCGCGGCTTGCTTGGCAAGGCTCGAGGTGCTGGCGTCGAGCTCGCGGTAGAGCGCGGCGAAGTCCTTCATGGCTTTGCTCCTTCCCCCGCTGGGGGAAGGTCGGGATGGGGGCTGGCAGCGTCCACATCGAGCGCCGCTTGCCCCCTCCCCAACCCTCCCCCGGAAGGGGAGGGAGTCTCTTGATCATCTTCGTCGCCGTACTCGGTCCTGAAGCCCTGCGCTTCCAATCCGTTCTCGCTGAGCCAGCGCACCATCACGGCCACGCTGCCGTGTGTGACGAACACCCGCTCGGCGCCCGTGCCCGCGATGGCCTGCTGCAGGCCGGGCCAGTCGGCGTGATCGGACATCACGAAGCCGCGGTCCACGCCGCGCCGGCGGCGCGTGCCGCGCAGCTGCATCCAGCCGCT
This genomic window from Variovorax paradoxus contains:
- a CDS encoding ligase-associated DNA damage response DEXH box helicase; its protein translation is MTAPPDPAFLPPLPGEGRGGGRRRIKDQPPVVEGREPPSQPSPGRGRSKAAAVKAALDAWFAARGWKPFKFQRDMWKAIAEGKSGLLHATTGAGKTYAVWLGALQAFSSAAPPPSRGGKTAPPPLTVLWITPMRALAADTLRALKQPLEAIGAEVHPWSAGARSGDTSAAERSAQNERLPTVLVTTPESLSLLLARADASEVLGRVKMVVVDEWHELLGNKRGVQVQLALARLRRWNPSLCVWGMSATLGNLQEAMHALLGDQDGVLVQGAVPKRLIVDSLLPGRAERFPWGGHLGLTMLPQVLDEIAVSSTTLVFTNTRSQSEIWYQAMLEARPEWAGIIALHHGSLDRAVREWVELGLKSGELKAVVCTSSLDLGVDFLPVERVLQIGSPKGVARLLQRAGRSGHAPGRPSRVTLVPTHSIEMVEGAAARAAIAAGHIEARHTPVQPLDVLVQHLVTVALGGGFVPDELYAEVRGTAAYAQLSPDSWAWCLAFVSQGGPSLAAYPDYRRAVPDAEGVWRVPDARLARRHRMNIGTIVSDASMAVQYMGGAKIGSVEEGFVARMKPGDCFLFGGRLLELVRIHDMTAWVRRATGKRAAVPRWNGGRMPLSTTLADAVVQQLALAGEGRYASPELQCVRPLLEIQQQWSALPTPETLLAETLATREGSHLFLYPFAGRHVHMGLASLLAWRVAQHEARTFSIAVNDYGFELLSATPVDWPTLLPQVLRLPQGEDAHATLLHEVLASLNAGELAQRRFREIARVSGLIFQGYPGEKRSSRQLQASSSLFWEVFRKYDPANKLLLQAEQELLAQELEIGRLGASLARMATQQLVLKPLERPTPFSFPLMVELFREKLSNENVADRIARMVEQLEKAAGGVVTAGGVERVKSTLAFGQEGPGKPSAPRRERRRPSRPLPPL
- a CDS encoding ATP-dependent DNA ligase, producing MKDFAALYRELDASTSSLAKQAALQRYLREADPADAAWAVYFLAGGKPRQLVPTKLLRLLAQEAAGLPEWLFDESYEAVGDLAETIALLLPPPTEAHDLGLVRWVEEHLLPLREAGKTAPDELPARLRAQWRQLAAEERLVYFKLITGAFRVGVSKLQVTQALAGVGGIDPKRVAQRLMGYTHIGGRPRADDYRALIAPESGAEQVQKTSGQPYPFFLAHAFNLPLEQFDAALGPPADWIVEWKWDGIRAQLVKRAGVAWLWSRGEELVTERFPELAVLGDALPDGTVLDGEIAVWRDDRVQPFAELQQRIGRKTLGAKLLREIPVVLLAYDILEWEGRDLRALPQSERRLLLDELVTRMQHPSLLPSPMLTGIEWSDFARQREAARSLGVEGMMLKRRNAQYGVGRTKDVGVWWKWKIDPLSIDAVLVYAQRGHGRRASLYSDYTFAVWDGPPEQEGRKLVPFAKAYSGLTDAEMARVDAIIRKTTVESFGPVKSVAPTLVFELGFEGIARSARHKSGIAVRFPRMLRWREDKPVAEADTLQTLAALLPS